GGTCATCGGCGGCACCGGGCTCGTCGTGCCGCCGCGCAACCCGCGGGCGCTCGCCGAGGCGTGCGTGGCGCTGCTGCGCGACCCCGAGCGCCGTGCGCGCCTGGGTGCCGCCGCCCGCGCCCGTGCCCTCGAACTGTTCACGGTCGAGCAGAACATCGAGGCATTTCACGGCATCTACCTGGAGATCGTCTCGCGCACGCCGGTCCGCCGCGTGGTCCTCGACGAAGCGGGGGCGCCGCTGCCCTTCGCGATTCCCGCCGAGGATCACGTCCCGATCAGCTGGGCCGCCCCGTCACCCAGCCTCGTCGCCCGCGGCGGCCCCGGCTGGGCGACGAGCAGACCCGTACGCGCGACCACTGCCCTCCCCGCCCCGGAGGGTGCGCGATGACCGGCTTGGGTGAACTGGACCGCCCGGAGACCCCGGCCGGCCCGGGGGAGTGGGACGCCCGCTCGGAGCGGGCGCCGAGCCCCGCCGCCACGCCCGCGCCCGCCCCGGAGGCGGCCGCCGACCGCAAGCCGTCCGCCCCGCGGCGCGGTGCCGCCGACCCCGTGAAGGCGCTGATGCACCGTCACCGGGAGCTCTGTGACCGCGCGGTGGACCCCCTCGAGATCGCGGTGGGCCTGGAGGCGCACGGCATCACCGACCGGACCGCCGCCCGCTTCCGCCACCGGGACGTCTTCTCCCTCGCGGAGGAGATGTACGCGCGGGTCTCCCGGGACGGGGACGCACCCCCGCCCGCCGCGCCCGCCACGCCACGGGCACGCGTCGACTGGGCCCTGCTGACGCTCCTGCCGGGCACGCTGTGCGCCGCCGCCGTGGCCGCCGTGCACCTCACCCACGGCCGGTCGCGCCTGTTAGCGGCGGCAGCCGGCACCCTCGCCCTGGCCCTGGCCCTCCGCGCGGCCCTGCGCCGAGGCCCCCTGAGCAGACCCGACCGCACAGCCCCCGGCAGGGCCACGACCTGGACCGCATGGCTCGTCGCCTACGCCGTCCTGGGCGACGGCCTGCTCGACAGCGCCGTCGCCGGAGGTCCCGACGGCCTGCCCACCGGCACGGCCGACGGCCCCTGGCCCCTCACCGCCACCCCCGTCCTGGCCCTGGCCCTGGCCTGCGCGCCCGCCGCCTGGACCGCCCACCTCTTCACCGTGCGCGCCCGCCGCAAACTCGCGGCCAGCCGCGGCCTGGAGGACTTCGCCGCCGCCGTACGCCCCCTCCTGCTCGGCGCGTTCGCCCTGTTCCTGGGTGCCCTGGCGGCCCTGCTCACCCTCTGCGCCGCGGTCCTCGGCGAGCCCGCGGGCTACGCGCAGGCCCTCACCCTGGGCGCCCTCCTCTTCCTGGCCCGCCTCCTCACCACCCACGGTTTCGCCTACGCCCCGGCCGTGGTCATCACCGCCACGGCCACGATCCAGGCAGCCGCCCTCGCAGCGGTCTTCATCTCCCGCCTCCCCGGCTGCGGCTTCCTGGCCGCCCCCGTCGAAACCCTCGTCACCACCTGGGGCGCCGGCAGCGTCCCCACCCTCGCCTGCGGTGCGGCGGCCCTGGCCCTCCTGATCCACGCGACCCGCAAGCTGACCAGGGCCTCGGCCCACGCACCGCCGGAGCCCTCCCGGTGACCGCCGCTGCCACCGGCCGTCGCCGCCGGCAGCACCCGTCACATCCCTCCCTTCCCGCCTCAAGGAGAACCCGCATGACCACCCGCCCAGCAGCCCCGGCCGCCCCGGGAGCCGCGCGATGAGAGTCCTGCTGATCGGAGCCAACGGCTACATCGGGCGCTTCGTCGCCGACCGCCTGCTCGCCGACCCGGCCGTGCAGCTCACCGCCCTCGGCCGCGGCGACGACGCCGACGTCCGCTTCGACCTCGCGTCCGGCAGCCCCGGCGCCCTCACCCGCTTCCTCGACGCGGTCCACCCGGGCGTCGTCGTCAACTGCGCCGGTGCCACCAGGGGCGGTGCCCGCGAGCTCACCCGCCACAACACCGTCGCCGTGGCCACCGTCTGCGAGGCCCTGCGCCGCAGCGGCTGCGGTGCCCGACTGGTGCAGATCGGGTGCAGCGCCGAGTACGGCCCGAGCCAGCCCGGCTCCTCCACGGCGGAGGACGCAGTCCCCCGGCCCGGCGGCCCGTACGGCGTCAGCAAACTCGCCGCGACCGAACTGGTCCTCGGCTCCGGCCTGGACGCCGTCGTCCTGCGCGTCTTCTCACCGGCCGGACCCGGCACCCCCGCCGGCTCCCCGCTGGGCCGGCTCGCCGAGGCCATGCGCCGCGCCATGCAGTCCGGCGACGGCGAGCTGAAACTCGGCGGCCTCGGCGCCCAGCGCGACTTCGTCGACGTCCGGGACGTCGCCCGCGCCGTCCACGCCGCCTCGCTGTCCGCCGCGCAGGGCGTCATCAACATCGGCTCCGGCCGTGCCGTGCGGCTGCGCGACGCCGCCGCGGTGCTCGCCCGCGTGGCCGGATACGGTGGCGCCCTCCACGAACTCGACGGCCCGCCCGGCGCCCTGCGCCCGGCCATCGGCCATCCCCGCCCCGACCCGGACCACGCGCCCCCGGTCGCGTACCCGTACCCGGACGGCTGCGGCAGCTGGCAGCAGGCCGATGTGCGCACCGCCCGCGACCGGCTCGGCTGGCGCCCCAGGATCGGCCTGGAGGAGTCCCTCGCCGACATCTGGATGGAGGCGGCATGCCGCATCTGACCAGCACCCGACCACGCACCTCCGGCACGGAACTGCGCCCCGGCGTCGGCGTCCCCGGCTACGCGCACCCCCTCCTCGCCCCCACCGAATGGGGCGAACTCACCCGCCCCGGCACCCCACTGCACTGGGTGGTCCTCAACGTGGCCGACGGCCCCGGCGCCTGCCCCGACCCGCACTGCCTGGAGGCGGCCGGCCGCCTGCGCAACGCGGGCATCCGCGTCCTCGGCCACCTCGACACCCGCTACGGCACCCGGAACTTCGGCGAGCTGATCTCGGATGCCCACCGGTTCGTCGACTGGTACCAGGTCGACGGCTTCCTGCTGGACCGCTGCCCGGCGGACCACGTCGGGCTGCCCGAGGTGCGCCGTACGGTCGCCACGCTCCGCGTGATCCGTGACGATGCCCACATCGTCCTCGGCCACGGCATCCACCCGCACCCCGGCTACGCCGAGCTCGCCGACCAGCTGGTCACCTTCTCCGGCCCCTGGAGCGACTACCGCTGGTCGCAGGTGGCCGAGTGGACCGCCGACCATCCGCCCGAGCGCTTCTGCCACTTCGTCCACGGAGTGCCCCGCCCGCACCTGGGGGAGGCGCTGCGCATCGCCCGCTGGCAGGGCGTCGCGACGGTCTGGTTCACCGACCACACGGACCACGGCGGCCGCACCGACCCCTGGGAGGCCATGCCCGGCTACTGGGACGACATCGTCTCGCTGGTCGGAACAGGTGTCTCGGAATGAAAAAGCACATGGCACTGTTACGGGGAGAACAACCGTAGTGATTGACCGACCAACGGAGTCCCCGTGTCGCTGCCACCCCTGGTCGAGCCGGCTTCCGAGCTCACCGTAGACGAGGTCCGCAGGTACTCCCGCCACCTGATCATCCCCGACGTCGGGATGGACGGGCAGAAGCGGCTGAAGAACGCCAAGGTGCTGTGTGTGGGCGCCGGCGGCCTGGGCTCGCCGGCGCTGATGTACCTGGCCGCCGCAGGCGTCGGCACCCTCGGCATCGTGGAGTTCGACGAGGTCGACGAGTCGAACCTGCAGCGTCAGATCATCCACAGCCAGGCCGACATCGGCCGCCCCAAGGCGGAGTCCGCCCGCGACAGCGTCAAGGGCATCAACCCGTACGTGAACGTGATCCTTCACGAGGAGCGGCTCGAGGCCGACAACGTGATGGACATCTTCAGCCAGTACGACCTGATCGTCGACGGCACGGACAACTTCGCGACCCGCTACCTGGTCAACGACGCCTGCGTGCTGCTGAACAAGCCGTACGTGTGGGGCTCGATCTACCGCTTCGACGGCCAGGCCTCCGTCTTCTGGTCCGAGCACGGCCCCTGCTACCGCTGCCTGTACCCGGAGCCCCCGCCCCCCGGCATGGTCCCCTCCTGCGCCGAGGGCGGCGTCCTGGGCGTGCTGTGCGCGTCCATCGGCTCCATCCAGGTCAACGAGGCCATCAAGCTGCTCGCCGGCATCGGTGAGCCGCTGGTCGGCCGACTGATGATCTACGACGCCCTGGAGATGCAGTACCGCCAGGTCAAGGTCCGCAAGGACCCCGACTGCGCGGTCTGCGGCGAGAACCCGACCGTCACCGAGCTCATCGACTACGAGGCCTTCTGCGGCGTCGTCTCCGAGGAGGCCCAGGCGGCGGCCGCCGACTCCACGATCACTCCCAAGCAGCTCAAGGAGTGGATCGACGACGGCGAGGGCATCGACATCATCGACGTCCGCGAGCCGAACGAGTACGAGATCGTCTCCATCCCGGGCGCCCGGCTGATCCCGAAGAACGAGTTCCTCATGGGCACCGCCCTGGAGAGCCTCCCGCAGGACAAGAAGATCGTCCTGCACTGCAAGACGGGTGTCCGCAGTGCGGAAGTCCTCGCGGTCCTGAAGTCCGCGGGCTTCTCGGACGCGGTCCACGTCGGCGGCGGCGTGATCGGCTGGGTCAACCAGATCGAGCCGGACAAGCCGGTGTACTGACCGGACGAGCCGGCATACCGAGCCGTATCCGGCCTCCCTTCGCGAGCGGCGGGGGCTTCGCGCACCACGGGTGCC
The genomic region above belongs to Streptomyces coeruleorubidus and contains:
- a CDS encoding spherulation-specific family 4 protein encodes the protein MPHLTSTRPRTSGTELRPGVGVPGYAHPLLAPTEWGELTRPGTPLHWVVLNVADGPGACPDPHCLEAAGRLRNAGIRVLGHLDTRYGTRNFGELISDAHRFVDWYQVDGFLLDRCPADHVGLPEVRRTVATLRVIRDDAHIVLGHGIHPHPGYAELADQLVTFSGPWSDYRWSQVAEWTADHPPERFCHFVHGVPRPHLGEALRIARWQGVATVWFTDHTDHGGRTDPWEAMPGYWDDIVSLVGTGVSE
- the moeZ gene encoding adenylyltransferase/sulfurtransferase MoeZ; protein product: MSLPPLVEPASELTVDEVRRYSRHLIIPDVGMDGQKRLKNAKVLCVGAGGLGSPALMYLAAAGVGTLGIVEFDEVDESNLQRQIIHSQADIGRPKAESARDSVKGINPYVNVILHEERLEADNVMDIFSQYDLIVDGTDNFATRYLVNDACVLLNKPYVWGSIYRFDGQASVFWSEHGPCYRCLYPEPPPPGMVPSCAEGGVLGVLCASIGSIQVNEAIKLLAGIGEPLVGRLMIYDALEMQYRQVKVRKDPDCAVCGENPTVTELIDYEAFCGVVSEEAQAAAADSTITPKQLKEWIDDGEGIDIIDVREPNEYEIVSIPGARLIPKNEFLMGTALESLPQDKKIVLHCKTGVRSAEVLAVLKSAGFSDAVHVGGGVIGWVNQIEPDKPVY
- a CDS encoding NAD-dependent epimerase/dehydratase family protein; amino-acid sequence: MRVLLIGANGYIGRFVADRLLADPAVQLTALGRGDDADVRFDLASGSPGALTRFLDAVHPGVVVNCAGATRGGARELTRHNTVAVATVCEALRRSGCGARLVQIGCSAEYGPSQPGSSTAEDAVPRPGGPYGVSKLAATELVLGSGLDAVVLRVFSPAGPGTPAGSPLGRLAEAMRRAMQSGDGELKLGGLGAQRDFVDVRDVARAVHAASLSAAQGVINIGSGRAVRLRDAAAVLARVAGYGGALHELDGPPGALRPAIGHPRPDPDHAPPVAYPYPDGCGSWQQADVRTARDRLGWRPRIGLEESLADIWMEAACRI